GGCTCACGCTTCACCGGCATCGAGCACGCCGCGCAGATGGAGGACAACCTGCGCCTGCTGACCGGTGCCGGCTTCACCCTCGGCCAGGCGGTCCGGGCGCTCACCACGGCGTATCTGTACACGCTGGGCTTCGTCACCGAGGAGCAGGGTGTCCAGCCGCTGCCGGGCGAGCGGCGCGAGGGCTACGACATGCACGAACGCGCCCGCCTGATGGCCGACTTCCCACTGTCGGCCCAGGCGGGCGCGGAGATCTTCGAGGACTACGACGGGCACTTCGAGGAGGGACTCGCCCTCGTGATCGAGGGGATCGGGGCGCGCTACGGCGTCTCATGACACCCCGGCTCAGGACCGCTTCGCGCGCGCCCGCCGTACGGCCCGGGTGACGACGGGGGGCAGCAGGTCCTTGGCGAGCCGGCGGGCCCGGGACGGGGCGGGCCGGGCCGGGCGCGCCGCGCGGGACTCGGTGACAGGGGCGGCAGGGGCGCTGGGCGGGACCGGCGCCACGTAGTGCCGGGAGGGCGGGAAGGGCGGCGGCTTCATGCCCCTGGACCGGGCGCGGACCAGCCGGTGCCCGGCCGCCTCCTGCACGCTCAGCCCGACGTCCGTGCGCTGCCGCAGCATGTCGAGCAACTCCTCCTGGACCGGCTCCGGATCGCCCCAGGTGCCGTACAGCTTCTGCGTGCTGAGGCAGACCGGGCGCAGACCCCGGTTGAGCACGGCCTCCCAGGCGGCGACCGAGACGCCCGGCGTGTGCTCGGAACGGAAGTCGTCGAGGACCACGATGCCCTCGGGCATCAGGATGTCGCGGGCGGCGCCGATGTCGCCGTACACGTGCTCGTACAGGTGCGAGGCGTCGACGTGGACGAAGCGGCAGCTGCCCGGGGCCACCTTCTCGGACACCACCGAGCTGGGGGCCGCGATCACCGTCGGCAGGGTGTCGTGGAAGGAGAGGTAGTTCCGCTCGAAGGCCTGCTGGGTGAGCGAGGCGTACGACTTCGACGCCTCCGCCTGGTTGGCCCCGTCGGGGGCGTCGCCCTCGAACAGGTCGCAGACGGTGAACTTCTCGCCGTCCTGGAGGTGGTGGCCGAGGAGGATCGCGCTCTTGCCCATGTAGACGCCGAGCTCCAGCAGGTCTCCGCGCATCCCCTGCTTCTGCTGCCGCTCCAGGAACCAGGTGAACAGCATCTGGTCCAGGGGCGGGAACCAGCCCGGGACGTCGGCGAGTTCGCCGGGGTACGTGTCGGTGACTTGTGCGTTGGTCATGAGACGAGCCTTCTCCCTGAGCGGTGCCGAAACCGACGGTTGGTTGAACGTCCCGTGAACGGCTCAGCGGGCCTTGGCCAGCAGGGCCCGCAGTCGTGGCGTCAGCGGCGCCTCCACATACTGGTTCAGCAGCCACGCCAGCAGCAGCATTGAGGCCACGGTCAGGGCGAATGTCGCCGCCGACGGCAGATCCAGGCCGCGGTGCAGGGCGTGGATCACCACCCAGCCGAGGTGCTCGTGGACGAGGTAGAACGGATACGTCAGCGCCCCCGCCACCGTCAGCCAGCGCCAGTTCGCCCAGCGCAGCCAGCCCAGCGCGATCGCCGCGACCGCGACGAAGCCGAAGGTCACGACGAGGACGATGCCGAGCGAGGAGCGGTACGAGAAGCCGCCCGCGTCGGGGGCGTGCCACAGCCCCTGCACCGCGAAGTGCTGACCGATCAGCCAGCTCACGGCGACGATGCCCCACCCGTAGGCGTCCCGCCGGTCCAGGTGGACGAGGTAGAGGCCGACGCCGCCGATGAAGAAGGGGGCGTACTCCGGCATCACGACGATGTCGAGCAGCGGCGTGTGCGCGTTCGCCGCGATCACGGCCGCCAGCATCCAGCCGGCGCAGAACATGATCACCCGGCGGCGGTTCGCCCCGGGGAGCACGACGCACAGCGCGAACAGCGCGTAGAAGCGGACCTCCGCCCACAGCGTCCAGCACACCCCGAGCACCCGGTCCACACCGAGCGGCATCTGAAGCATGGTCAGGTTCACCAGCGCGTCGCTCGGTGAGACCGCGTGGTAGGCCACCATGGGCAGCGCGAACACCGCCGTCACCAGCACGACCGCCACCCAGTAGGCCGGCAGCAGCCGGGAGGCGCGGGAGGCGAAGAACGACTTCAGCGGCCGGCCCCAGCCGCTCATGCAGATCACGAACCCGCTGATCACGAAGAAGACCTGGACGCCGAGGCAGCCGTAGGCGAAGTACTCGTGCAGGGTCGGGAACTGCTCCTTGGGCGAGCTGCCCCAGGCCTGGGAGACCTCACCGTCGCGCCCGCCGTAGTGGTACGCCGCCACCATCAGCGCGGCCACCAGCCGCAGTCCGTCCAGGGCGCGCAGCCGGCCGCCGGAGTTCTTCCGGCGCGGTGGGACGGTCGTGGCGCCCGGTGGTTCGACCAGCACGGTGACTTCGGGCCGGGGCTTGGGGGTGCTGACGACCGTCTCGGTCACGCTGAAAACCTCTGTAGTAGCTCGTATGTTCACCTGAGCCGCCGGGGGGCGGGTGGGCGCCGACTGTCACCCTAGGGCGGAGGTTGACGCTGAAACGTTCGACGGAGTCAGCCTTCGCCCGCCGGTCTCCACGGGTTCATCTGGATGTCGCAGAGCCCGGTTGCCGGGCGGTCCCGCTTCAGCGGCGCACCGCCTTGCGCAGCGCCCGCGCCCGCCGGACCACCCGGCGTGCCGTGGAGTTGCGGGGCAGGAACGCCAGCCGCTGCGGAATGCCGCCGGGCAGTCCGAGCGAGGTGAGACGGCGCTTCTTGAAGTAGCGCCGGGTGCGCGGACCGAGATGGCGGGAGAGGAACTGTTCCGCCTGCGGGCGCAGGTCCGGATAGATCTGCGGCTGCATGGTGAACCCGACGGCGGTCACCAGGTCGGACAGCAGCTCGGCCGGCAGCAGGCCGTCGCCCTTGCCGCCGTCCAGGTCGGGCAGCAGCGCGTCCGCCAGGGTGGTGGGGATCCGGTTGCTGTTCTGGTACGGCGTCAGCCGCTCCAGCAGCAGCTCGGTGCCGAGGCGCGCCACCGGCAGCTCGTAGAACACCGAGGCCGTGAACAGCGCGGTGGAGAAGCAGCCGACGACCAGCGCGGGCCGGGCCCGGTCGAACAGCACCTCGGCGAGCACGGGCGTGTCCAGCACGGTGAGGTCCACGCCGAGCTTCTCGGCCTCGGTCTCCAGGGCGCGGCTGTAGCGGGCCGGTGCGGTCGGGTGCGGTTTGAAGACGACCGCGCGGTGACCGCGGGCGACCGCGCCCCGCATCATCCGCACGTGCAGGTCCTCTTCCTCCTCGGGGGAGAGGATGTTCAGCGCCGACAGGTACTGGCCGAGCAGCAGCGCCGCGTCGCCCGGCAGGTCGGGCAGCTCGGGCACGGTCGCGGTGACCTCGCCCAGCACCTTGAGGAACGCGGGTGACGGCACCAGCCGCGCCGGCACCTCGAACTCGGTCAGCAGCATCGGCGTGAGCCCCGGCACCAGATCGAGGTGCAGCAGCCGCCGCACGCGCGTGCCGACCAGCGGGTCGAGCTTGTTGCGCGTGGGGCCGTAGCTCATCAGCCCGTCGGCGTAGACGTCGATGGGGGCGTCGGTGAACAGCTGCGCCACCGTGAGCGCGGGCGCGACCTGGATGGACTCCAGCACCAGGCTCACCCGGTCGTCGCCGAGGCCCCACAGCATCCGCAGATAGCGCTCGAAGAGCGGGATGTCGTCGGAGCGCGGCGTCCAGGCACCGGGGTGGAACGGGCGGATGGCGTCGTTCCAGGACAGCACGTCGTCGAAGTGCTCGCGCAGCGGCGCGAAGCCCGGCATCTCGTCGAGGGCCGGAGTGGTCTCCGGGGTCGCGGAGTTGTTGAACACCAGCAGCACCCGGCGGTCCGGCTCCTCGAAGAGGTCGGAGTCGATCGCGGCGGCCAGGGTGGCGACGCCGTACAGCGTCGAGGCGCAGAAGATCTGTGTGGTCCCGGGCATCAGGCGGCCGCTCCCGCCGGCGTGACCCTGCGCCGCAGCCGCCGCAGCTTGGACGAGCGGTCCATGTCCATGGCCTCCAGTGCGTCACCGAGCGCGTCCTGCGGCATCCGCTTGATGGCCGCCGCGCTCATCGACCGCAGCTGCCTCGCCACGGCCGGTTCGAACCTGTCTTCGTTGGAAAGGTGGTGCGCGATGATCGCGCAGTACGTCCGTACCGCCTTCGGCAGCAGCCGGTCGGCCTCACGGTCGGCGGCCGTCTCTTCGATCACCTGGTCGAAGGCGCGGATGAAGTCGAGCTGGCGGACATCGCCGATCTGCGTCAGGGACGAGGCCACCCCGCGCCGGTAGAACACACCCAGCAGGCTCACCACGGCGAACGACTCCGCCTCGCGGTGCAGCTTCCATATCCACGGCCGGTCCTCGGCCGTGCGCAGCCCGTCGGTGAAGTGGAGCACGCCCCTGTCGAGGAGGCGGCGGTGGTAGGCGCCGGCCCAGGCGTAGGCGTAGTCCACCGAGGTCGAGCGGTGGGAAGGGAGGATCGCCTCCCGCGGGCTGAACGCCTCCCAGCGCCGGCCGACCGGCACCCGGGACACGGAACGGGCCCGCGCGGTGGCCTGCACATGGTCGGTGCGGATGAAGTCGCAGCCCAACTCGTCCAGGGCGGAAACCAGTTCGGCGAGATAGCCGGGGGCCAGCCAGTCGTCGCCGTCCAGGAACGTCAGGTACTCGCCCTGCGCGGCGTCCAGGCCGGTGTTGCGGGCGGTGGCGAGCCCCCCGTTCTTCTCGTGTCGGATGTAACGCACCTGCGCGACATCCGAAAGGTCCTCGGCCGCCCGTTCGAGAATGGCCGGCGTTTCGTCCTTCGAATGGTCGTCGACCAGGATGAACTCGAAATCGCGGTCGGCGTTCAACCGAAGGCTTCTGAGGGTGTCCGGGGCGTATTGCTGCACGTTGTAGAACGGCACGATCACGGAAAGCTTAGGCACCCGCAAAACGTTAGGAGGCCGTCCGGCTCCGGAACTTTCCGGTGCACATACACTGGGTGAACTCAATGTGTCAGAACGGTGCACCCCGTGTACTTCCCGGTTCGCCACGGGCCAGTTCGGCTCCCGGTGGTGCGTTGTTAACTTTTCGTTGAGTCGTGGTTCCGCCATACCTAGGAATTGCTTCCTAGCGTCTTCAACGTGCCAGCAAGTACACCGAACCGCCCGCGAATCGCCGTCCTCGCGGACTCCGACACCCGCTGGAAATGGGGTGCGCTCACCGCGCACCGCATCGCCCCGGGACAGTCCATGGAAACCGGCCCGCGCGAAGGCGCGCAAGTCGGTCCCGCCCTCGACGGATTCCTGCTGCGCGGCCGGGCCACGCCCACGCCGCGCCAGCTGGCGGAAGTAGGCGTGCGCGCCGACTCGCTGCGGGAGGTCACCGCCGTCGAGTTCCTGCGCACCATGGCCGAGGAGTCCTACGACATCCTCGTCCTCTCCCTCGTCGGCGGCGGTGTGCAGGCGATGCTGCACGGCCTGGGGCGCGTCTGGGAGAACCGGACGTCACGGCCCGTCGTCGTCACCGGCTACGTCGGTGTCGTCTACGAGAAGCTCGCCGACGGCCTGCTGCTGCGGCACGGCGCGGACCTCGTCCTCGCCAACTCCCGCCAGGACGCGGACCGTTTCCGGGCCGTCTACGAAGGGGTGGGCGCCGACGCCTCGTCGGTGACCGAGGTGGCCCTGCCGTTCCTCGGCGGTGACGCCTATGAAGGTGAACACGACCCCTACACGGTCGTCTTCGCCGCCCAGCCCTCCGTGCCGGAGAGCCGCAAGGACCGTACGTACCTGCTGAACCGGCTGGTCCAGCACGCCCGCAGGCACCCCGAGCGCGAGGTGCTGCTGAAGCTGCGGTCCAAGCCGGGCGAACACACCACCCACATCGAGGAGCTGCCGTACCAGAAGCTGGCACAGCGGCTCGATCCGCCCGCCAACTTCCGCCTGGTGTACGGGAACATGGGCGAGGTCCTCGACCGCACCGACCTGCTCGTGACGGTCAGCTCCACGGCCGCCCTGGAGTCGCTGCACCGCCGCATCCCGACCGTCGTGCTGACCGACCTCGGCATCCGCGAGTCGCTCGGCAACCACCACTTCGTGGGCTCCGGCTGCCTCGCCTCCTGGGACCAGCTCGACGCCGGGCACCGGCCGGCGCCCGACGAGGAGTGGGTGGCCCGGCAGGGCGTCGTGGCCGACGGCTCCTACGAGTCCGCCTTCGACGCGGCGCGCGAACGCATCGCCAAGCTGCTCGACCGGCCCGGCGGCCTGCCGCCGCTGGCCCCGTACTACACACCCGTCACCGCGCCCGGCTATCTGCCCGGGATCCTCGCCCGCCACCACCTCGGCCCGGACGGCACCCCGCTGCCCGGCGCGCCGGCCGCCGACAAGGAGCCCGGACCGGTCCGGCAGGTCGTGCGCCGGGCGGCGCGCGGCGCCTACCGGCACGGCGTGCAGCGCGTGGCGCCCGTCATCCGGCGGATGGGGGAGCTGTGAGCCGCCCCGAGCCCTCCGCCCAAGGAGCCCAAGGAGTACACCCCATGTCCCACCCGGAAGCGGGCCGAGGCGCCTCGGTGCGCCGCGTGCTCGCGGTGATCCCCGCGCGCGGCGGCTCCAAGGGCGTCCCCGCGAAGAACCTCCTCCCCGTCGGCGGTGTCCCGCTGGTGGCGCGGGCGGTGCGCGAGTGCCGCGCCGCCCGGCTCGTCACGGACGTCGTGGTCTCCACCGACGACCAGGCCATCGCGGCCGCCGCCCGTCAGGCCGGCGCCGAGGTCGTCCTGCGGCCCGCCGCCATCGCCGGCGACACGGCCACCTCCGAGGCCGCCGTCCTGCACGCCATGGACGCGCACGAGGCCCTGCACGGCTCGGTGGTGGACGTCGTACTGCTGGTGCAGTGCACCAGCCCGTTCATCACCCGCGAGGACGTGGACGGCGTCGCTGCCGCCATCGTCGAGAACGGCGCCGACACGGCCCTCACCGTGGCCCCGTTCCACGGCTTCGTCTGGCGCGACGCCGAGGACGAGGTCGCCGCCGGCACCGTCGCGGAGGCCGACGCGGCCACGGGCGGCGGCTACGGCGTCAACCACGACAAGTCCTTCCGCCCCCGCCGCCAGGACCGCCCCCAGGACCTGCTGGAGACCGGCGCCGCCTACGCGATGGAGGCGGCCGGCTTCCGCAAGCACGAGCACCGCTTCTTCGGCCGGACCGAACTGGTCCGCACCGACGCCGCGCGCGTGCTGGAGGTCGACGACCCGCACGACCTCGCCCGCGCCCGGGCCCTCGCGCCGCTCTTCGACGCGGACCGGCCCGGCGCGCTCCCGACCGCCGACGACATCGACGCGGTCGTCCTCGACTTCGACGGCACCCAGACCGACGACCGGGTGCTGGTCGACTCCGACGGACGGGAGTTCGTCTCCGTGCACCGCGGGGACGGACTCGGCATCGCGGCCCTCCGCAGGAGCGGCCTGAAGATGCTGATCCTGTCCACGGAACAGAACCCTGTGGTCGCCGCCCGGGCCCGGAAGCTCAAGCTCCCGGTGCTGCACGGCATCGACCGCAAGGACCTCGCGCTGAAGCAGTGGTGCGAGGAGCAGGGCATCGCGCCGGAGCGCGTGCTCTACGTCGGCAACGACGTCAATGACCTCCCGTGCTTCGCCCTCGTGGGCTGGCCCGTGGCGGTCGCGAGCGCCCACGACGTCGTGCGCGGCGCCGCACGCGCGGTCACCACCGTCCCCGGTGGCGACGGCGCGATCCGAGAGATCGCCAGCTGGATCCTCGGCCCCTCTCTCGATTCCCTCACCAAGTAAGGACATCTCCTGCCATGAGCACCAACTCCCGTATCCGTCAGTTCGGTTCGCGTGAGGTCGGCCCGGGCCGTCCGGTCTACGTCTGCGGCGAGATCGGCATCAACCACAACGGCGAGCTCGAGAACGCCCTCAAGCTGATCGACGCGGCCGCCGAGGCCGGCTGTGACGCGGTCAAGTTCCAGAAGCGCACCCCGGAGATCTGCACCCCGCGCGACCAGTGGGACATCGAGCGCGACACGCCGTGGGGCCGGATGACGTACATCGACTACCGCCACCGCGTGGAGTTCGGCGAGGACGAGTACCGCGCGATCGACGACTACTGCAAGTCGAAGAACATCGACTGGTTCGCCTCCCCGTGGGACACCGAGGCCGTCGCCTTCCTGGAGAAGTTCGACGTCCCCGCCCACAAGGTGGCCTCCGCATCCCTCACCGACGACGAGCTGCTGCGCGCCCTGCGCGCCACCGGCCGCGCGGTGATCCTCTCCACCGGCATGTCGACCCCGAAGCAGA
This region of Streptomyces caelestis genomic DNA includes:
- a CDS encoding TetR/AcrR family transcriptional regulator C-terminal domain-containing protein; the encoded protein is MSTERREPLDRRRVADTALRLLNEVGLDGLTLRAIARELDVKAPALYWHFKDKQALLDEMATEMYRRMVAGAALDPADTWRERLLKANRGLRAALLGYRDGAKVFSGSRFTGIEHAAQMEDNLRLLTGAGFTLGQAVRALTTAYLYTLGFVTEEQGVQPLPGERREGYDMHERARLMADFPLSAQAGAEIFEDYDGHFEEGLALVIEGIGARYGVS
- a CDS encoding class I SAM-dependent methyltransferase produces the protein MTNAQVTDTYPGELADVPGWFPPLDQMLFTWFLERQQKQGMRGDLLELGVYMGKSAILLGHHLQDGEKFTVCDLFEGDAPDGANQAEASKSYASLTQQAFERNYLSFHDTLPTVIAAPSSVVSEKVAPGSCRFVHVDASHLYEHVYGDIGAARDILMPEGIVVLDDFRSEHTPGVSVAAWEAVLNRGLRPVCLSTQKLYGTWGDPEPVQEELLDMLRQRTDVGLSVQEAAGHRLVRARSRGMKPPPFPPSRHYVAPVPPSAPAAPVTESRAARPARPAPSRARRLAKDLLPPVVTRAVRRARAKRS
- a CDS encoding acyltransferase family protein, whose amino-acid sequence is MTETVVSTPKPRPEVTVLVEPPGATTVPPRRKNSGGRLRALDGLRLVAALMVAAYHYGGRDGEVSQAWGSSPKEQFPTLHEYFAYGCLGVQVFFVISGFVICMSGWGRPLKSFFASRASRLLPAYWVAVVLVTAVFALPMVAYHAVSPSDALVNLTMLQMPLGVDRVLGVCWTLWAEVRFYALFALCVVLPGANRRRVIMFCAGWMLAAVIAANAHTPLLDIVVMPEYAPFFIGGVGLYLVHLDRRDAYGWGIVAVSWLIGQHFAVQGLWHAPDAGGFSYRSSLGIVLVVTFGFVAVAAIALGWLRWANWRWLTVAGALTYPFYLVHEHLGWVVIHALHRGLDLPSAATFALTVASMLLLAWLLNQYVEAPLTPRLRALLAKAR
- a CDS encoding alpha-2,8-polysialyltransferase family protein encodes the protein MPGTTQIFCASTLYGVATLAAAIDSDLFEEPDRRVLLVFNNSATPETTPALDEMPGFAPLREHFDDVLSWNDAIRPFHPGAWTPRSDDIPLFERYLRMLWGLGDDRVSLVLESIQVAPALTVAQLFTDAPIDVYADGLMSYGPTRNKLDPLVGTRVRRLLHLDLVPGLTPMLLTEFEVPARLVPSPAFLKVLGEVTATVPELPDLPGDAALLLGQYLSALNILSPEEEEDLHVRMMRGAVARGHRAVVFKPHPTAPARYSRALETEAEKLGVDLTVLDTPVLAEVLFDRARPALVVGCFSTALFTASVFYELPVARLGTELLLERLTPYQNSNRIPTTLADALLPDLDGGKGDGLLPAELLSDLVTAVGFTMQPQIYPDLRPQAEQFLSRHLGPRTRRYFKKRRLTSLGLPGGIPQRLAFLPRNSTARRVVRRARALRKAVRR
- a CDS encoding glycosyltransferase family 2 protein; its protein translation is MPKLSVIVPFYNVQQYAPDTLRSLRLNADRDFEFILVDDHSKDETPAILERAAEDLSDVAQVRYIRHEKNGGLATARNTGLDAAQGEYLTFLDGDDWLAPGYLAELVSALDELGCDFIRTDHVQATARARSVSRVPVGRRWEAFSPREAILPSHRSTSVDYAYAWAGAYHRRLLDRGVLHFTDGLRTAEDRPWIWKLHREAESFAVVSLLGVFYRRGVASSLTQIGDVRQLDFIRAFDQVIEETAADREADRLLPKAVRTYCAIIAHHLSNEDRFEPAVARQLRSMSAAAIKRMPQDALGDALEAMDMDRSSKLRRLRRRVTPAGAAA
- a CDS encoding DUF6716 putative glycosyltransferase, which gives rise to MPASTPNRPRIAVLADSDTRWKWGALTAHRIAPGQSMETGPREGAQVGPALDGFLLRGRATPTPRQLAEVGVRADSLREVTAVEFLRTMAEESYDILVLSLVGGGVQAMLHGLGRVWENRTSRPVVVTGYVGVVYEKLADGLLLRHGADLVLANSRQDADRFRAVYEGVGADASSVTEVALPFLGGDAYEGEHDPYTVVFAAQPSVPESRKDRTYLLNRLVQHARRHPEREVLLKLRSKPGEHTTHIEELPYQKLAQRLDPPANFRLVYGNMGEVLDRTDLLVTVSSTAALESLHRRIPTVVLTDLGIRESLGNHHFVGSGCLASWDQLDAGHRPAPDEEWVARQGVVADGSYESAFDAARERIAKLLDRPGGLPPLAPYYTPVTAPGYLPGILARHHLGPDGTPLPGAPAADKEPGPVRQVVRRAARGAYRHGVQRVAPVIRRMGEL
- a CDS encoding N-acylneuraminate cytidylyltransferase, giving the protein MSHPEAGRGASVRRVLAVIPARGGSKGVPAKNLLPVGGVPLVARAVRECRAARLVTDVVVSTDDQAIAAAARQAGAEVVLRPAAIAGDTATSEAAVLHAMDAHEALHGSVVDVVLLVQCTSPFITREDVDGVAAAIVENGADTALTVAPFHGFVWRDAEDEVAAGTVAEADAATGGGYGVNHDKSFRPRRQDRPQDLLETGAAYAMEAAGFRKHEHRFFGRTELVRTDAARVLEVDDPHDLARARALAPLFDADRPGALPTADDIDAVVLDFDGTQTDDRVLVDSDGREFVSVHRGDGLGIAALRRSGLKMLILSTEQNPVVAARARKLKLPVLHGIDRKDLALKQWCEEQGIAPERVLYVGNDVNDLPCFALVGWPVAVASAHDVVRGAARAVTTVPGGDGAIREIASWILGPSLDSLTK
- a CDS encoding N-acetylneuraminate synthase family protein produces the protein MSTNSRIRQFGSREVGPGRPVYVCGEIGINHNGELENALKLIDAAAEAGCDAVKFQKRTPEICTPRDQWDIERDTPWGRMTYIDYRHRVEFGEDEYRAIDDYCKSKNIDWFASPWDTEAVAFLEKFDVPAHKVASASLTDDELLRALRATGRAVILSTGMSTPKQIRHAVEVLGSDNILMCHATSTYPAKAEELNLRVINTLEKEFPNVPIGYSGHETGLQTTLAAVALGATFVERHITLDRAMWGSDQAASVEPQGLTRLVRDIRTIEASLGDGVKKVYESELAPMKKLRRVPGVVAEAEIADAAGEPVGV